In one Tripterygium wilfordii isolate XIE 37 chromosome 22, ASM1340144v1, whole genome shotgun sequence genomic region, the following are encoded:
- the LOC119990667 gene encoding uncharacterized protein LOC119990667 has product MSSIVQTFQRRTDALPVSHQQQQAQDQEQQTLRRRLSSLSLKIQPGAELIMSSSSSVLSRFPRSKSMSSIKEWFDWGWTWILSRKPTFAEDLEMNEEETRALGFNNKGSWRHVFYKFKSEIHRLVGSDENIGVLPQTCK; this is encoded by the coding sequence ATGAGTTCCATCGTCCAAACATTCCAAAGAAGAACCGACGCGCTTCCGGTCTCTCATCAGCAGCAGCAAGCACAAGATCAGGAACAGCAAACGCTTCGCAGAAGGCTGTCCTCGTTGTCACTCAAGATCCAGCCTGGTGCAGAACTGATCATGTCGTCCTCGTCTTCAGTGTTGAGTAGATTTCCTCGGTCCAAGTCGATGTCGTCGATAAAGGAATGGTTTGACTGGGGATGGACATGGATCCTGTCGAGGAAGCCCACCTTCGCGGAAGATCTGGAGATGAACGAGGAGGAAACGAGGGCTCTTGGTTTCAACAACAAGGGAAGCTGGAGACACGTTTTCTACAAGTTTAAATCCGAGATCCATCGCCTTGTCGGTTCCGACGAAAACATTGGAGTCCTTCCTCAAACTTGTAAGTAG